In Macadamia integrifolia cultivar HAES 741 chromosome 5, SCU_Mint_v3, whole genome shotgun sequence, a single window of DNA contains:
- the LOC122079743 gene encoding microtubule-associated protein 70-1: MADVYGDNGTPAPLELSCGSGVGDGRSPANDGPTLAYALTPPLTVSGSFKEGRTSRRRTSVRPSLDADDFINLLHGSDPVKVELNRLENEVREKDRELGEAQAEIKALKFSERLREKAVEELTEELSKVEEKLKLTESLLETRNLEIKKINDEKKASMAAQFAAEATLRRVHAAQKDDDMPPIEAILAPLEAELKLARQEIAKLQDDNKALDRLTKSKEAALLEAERTVQIALIKASMVDDLQNKNQELMKQIEICQEENKILDKMHRQKVAEVEKLSQTVRELEEAVLAGGAAANAVRDYRRKVQEMNEERKTLDRELARAKVTANRVAVVVANEWKDANDKVMPVKQWLEDRRFLQGEMQQLREKLAIAERTAKSEAQLKEKYHLRLKVLEEGLRPSTNGSNRSTPEGRNVSNGMSRRQSLGGADNVSKLASNGFLSKRTPSSQLRSSISSSTSTVLRHAKGTSKSFDGGTRSLDRGKVLSNGTGPNYSLNKSTDATRDSEVVNNRKGDPDEKPIEFPTVDTEDTVSGLLYDMLQREVISLRKAGHEKDQSLKDKDDAIEMLAKKVDTLTKAMEVEAKKMRREVAAMEKEVAAIRVEKEHENRAKRLGSSKGPVNSSQLLPGRNVSRSGLMRNIQ; the protein is encoded by the exons ATGGCCGATGTTTACGGCGATAATGGTACTCCGGCGCCGCTGGAGTTGAGTTGCGGCAGTGGCGTTGGCGATGGCCGTTCACCGGCAAATGATGGTCCTACTCTGGCGTATGCGCTGACGCCTCCATTGACGGTTTCGGGATCGTTTAAGGAAGGGAGGACGTCAAGGAGGAGGACGTCGGTGCGGCCGAGCTTGGACGCGGATGACTTTATAAATCTGTTGCACGGTTCGGATCCGGTGAAAGTTGAGCTTAATCGGTTGGAGAATGAAGTTAGAG AGAAAGATCGAGAATTAGGAGAAGCGCAGGCGGAGATCAAGGCACTGAAATTTTCGGAGCGCCTGAGAGAAAAGGCCGTTGAAGAG CTCACTGAAGAATTGTCAAAGGTTGAGGAGAAACTCAAATTGACTGAATCCCTTCTGGAGACCAGA AatcttgaaattaaaaaaatcaatgatGAGAAGAAGGCATCCATGGCTGCTCAGTTTGCAGCAGAAGCCACCCTTCGAAGGGTTCATGCTGCTCAAAAGGATGATGATATGCCACCCATTGAAGCTATTCTTGCACCACTAGAGGCGGAGCTCAAGCTTGCTCGGCAAGAG ATTGCAAAGCTGCAGGATGATAACAAGGCGCTAGATCGCCTTACCAAATCAAAAGAAGCAGCTTTACTTGAAGCGGAAAGGACTGTTCAGATTGCCTTGATCAAGGCTTCAATGGTAGATGATCTTCAGAATAAGAACCAGGAGTTGATGAAGCAGATTGAAATTTGTCAG gaagaaaataagattttggaCAAAATGCACCGCCAAAAGGTTGCAGAGGTTGAAAAGCTCAGCCAAACTGTTAGGGAGCTTGAGGAGGCTGTCCTTGCTGGTGGTGCTGCTGCAAATGCTGTGAGGGATTACCGACGGAAAGTCCAGGAGATGAAT GAGGAGAGGAAAACACTTGACAGGGAACTAGCCCGTGCTAAGGTGACAGCAAATAGGGTGGCAGTAGTGGTAGCAAATGAGTGGAAAGATGCTAATGACAAAGTGATGCCTGTCAAACAATGGCTTGAAGATCGAAGATTCTTGCAG GGAGAAATGCAACAACTTAGAGAAAAACTTGCCATAGCTGAGCGAACTGCAAAATCTGAAGCACAATTGAAA GAAAAATATCATCTAAGGCTCAAAGTGCTTGAAGAGGGGTTGAGACCATCCACCAATGGTAGTAATCGATCTACCCCGGAGGGAAGAAATGTGAGCAATGGCATGTCTCGTCGTCAGTCTCTAGGTGGGGCTGATAATGTCTCCAAATTGGCCTCCAATGGTTTTTTATCCAAGAGAACTCCATCCTCTCAGTTGCGGTCTTCAATTTCTTCCAGTACAAGTACAGTATTGAGGCATGCCAAAGGGACATCAAAATCATTTGATGGTGGCACAAGGTCGTTAGACAGGGGTAAGGTCCTGTCAAATGGAACAGGCCCCAACTACTCCCTTAACAAATCTACTGATGCAACTCGAGACAGTGAGGTAGTCAATAATCGGAAAGGAGACCCAGATGAAAAACCAATTGAGTTCCCAACAGTTGATACAGAAGATACCGTTTCCGGATTGTTATATGACATGTTGCAGAGAGAGGTTATTTCTTTGAGGAAAGCCGGCCATGAAAAAGATCAAAGTCTTAAAGACAAGGATGATGCTATTGAG ATGTTAGCGAAGAAAGTAGATACTTTGACCAAAGCAATGGAGGTTGaggcaaagaagatgagaagggaAGTAGCTGCCATGGAAAAGGAGGTAGCAGCCATTCGTGTCGAGAAAGAACATGAAAATAGGGCTAAGAGACTTGGTAGTTCCAAGGGGCCTGTAAATAGTTCTCAACTGCTTCCTGGAAG GAATGTATCACGAAGTGGGCTGATGCGCAACATTCAATAG